Proteins encoded together in one Telopea speciosissima isolate NSW1024214 ecotype Mountain lineage chromosome 6, Tspe_v1, whole genome shotgun sequence window:
- the LOC122664919 gene encoding oligopeptide transporter 7-like, with protein sequence MGMEIEMGSVEDENENSPVKQVALTVPTTDDTSLPVMTFRMWVLGVVSCVLLSFLNQFFWYRTEPLAVTSISAQIAVVPLGHLMASTLTDRVFFKGTRWEFTLNPGPFNVKEHVLITIFANSGADTVYATHILSAIKLYYKRKLTFFVSFLLIITTQICSVLGFGWAGIFRRYLVEPAEMWWPHNLVQVSLFSALHDKEKRPKGRLTRNQFFLIAFMCSFAYYIFPGYLFPMLTSMSWVCWAFPKSVLAHQLGSGLQGLGIGAMAFDWSTASSYLSSPLASPWFATANIAVGFLILMYLIVPVFYWLNIYHAKTFPIYSSHLFTSSGQTYNISAIIDSDFQIDLNAYKQKGPLYISTFFAITYGVGFAALTATIVHVLVFHGREILELSKSGLLKEKRKMDIHTRLMSKYKQVPQWWFTCILLFNIVATLFACQYYNDQLQLPWWGVLLACFLAFIFTLPIGIIYATTNQRPGLNIITEYIIGYMYPGRPVANTCFKVYGFISMTQAVTFLQDFKLGHYMKIPPKSMFMAQVVGTLLSCLVYLGTAWWLMTSIPNICDTSLLPHDSPWTCPMDRAFYGASVIWGLIGPRRFFGDLGPYSAVNWFFLGGAIAPVLVWVAHKAFPRQKWIRLINMPILLGATGMMPPASAINFSTWLLLGFLSGFILYRYQQNWWQRYNYVLSGALDVGLAFMGVLLCLCLGLKGININWWGANLDGCPLATCPTAKGVIVDSCPIF encoded by the exons ATGGGGATGGAGATAGAGATGGGTTCGGTGGAGGATGAGAACGAGAACTCACCGGTAAAACAGGTGGCTTTAACGGTGCCGACGACAGACGACACGAGCCTCCCTGTGATGACCTTCCGAATGTGGGTTCTTGGGGTGGTGTCGTGTGTGTTGCTGTCGTTCCTGAATCAGTTCTTCTGGTACAGGACAGAGCCCTTGGCCGTCACCTCCATATCTGCGCAGATAGCAGTGGTACCTCTGGGGCATCTCATGGCGTCAACCCTCACCGATCGTGTCTTCTTCAAGGGTACACGCTGggaattcactctcaatccggGGCCATTCAATGTGAAGGAGCATGTGCTCATCACTATCTTTGCTAACTCTGGAGCGGACACTGTCTACGCCACTCACATCCTTAGTGCTATTAAGCTATATTACAAGAGGAAGCTcaccttctttgtttctttcctcCTTATTATCACCACCCAGATCTGTTCT GTGTTGGGATTTGGGTGGGCAGGAATATTCCGGAGATATCTGGTGGAGCCTGCAGAGATGTGGTGGCCGCACAATCTCGTACAGGTCTCGTTGTTCAG TGCGTTACATGATAAAGAAAAGAGGCCGAAAGGCCGGCTGACACGTAACCAATTCTTCTTGATTGCCTTCATGTGTAGCTTTGCTTATTATATATTTCCTGGGTACCTATTTCCTATGTTAACCTCCATGTCTTGGGTCTGCTGGGCCTTCCCTAAGTCCGTTCTCGCCCACCAACTAGGCTCCGGTCTTCAAGGTTTGGGCATCGGTGCCATGGCCTTTGATTGGTCCACCGCCTCATCATACCTTAGCAGTCCACTTGCCAGCCCTTGGTTTGCTACAGCCAACATCGCCGTTGGTTTCCTCATCCTCATGTACCTCATCGTCCCTGTTTTCTACTGGCTCAACATCTACCATGCCAAGACCTTCCCCATCTACTCCAGTCATCTCTTCACATCTTCCGGCCAAACCTATAACATCTCTGCTATTATTGACTCTGACTTCCAGATTGATCTCAACGCCTACAAGCAGAAGGGTCCTCTTTACATCAGCACCTTCTTTGCCATTACCTATGGTGTTGGCTTCGCTGCCCTCACCGCCACTATTGTTCACGTTCTTGTCTTCCATGGAAG GGAAATATTGGAGCTAAGCAAATCAGGGTtattgaaggagaagaggaagatggacATACACACAAGGCTTATGAGTAAATATAAGCAAGTGCCCCAATGGTGGTTCACCTGCATCCTCCTCTTCAACATTGTTGCAACTCTCTTCGCTTGTCAGTACTACAACGACCAACTTCAGTTACCATGGTGGGGAGTCTTACTAGCTTGTTTCCTTGCCTTTATCTTCACTCTCCCAATTGGCATCATCTATGCCACCACAAACCAG CGACCAGGGTTGAACATCATTACTGAGTATATCATAGGGTACATGTACCCAGGCCGCCCTGTTGCCAACACGTGCTTCAAGGTGTATGGATTTATCAGCATGACTCAAGCCGTCACCTTTCTGCAAGATTTCAAGCTTGGTCATTACATGAAGATTCCTCCCAAATCAATGTTCATGGCCCAG GTTGTGGGAACTTTGCTATCTTGTTTGGTCTACTTGGGAACTGCATGGTGGCTAATGACTTCCATCCCCAACATTTGTGACACTTCCCTACTGCCCCATGACAGCCCTTGGACCTGTCCAATGGACCGTGCATTTTATGGTGCATCGGTTATCTGGGGACTGATTGGCCCTCGCAGATTTTTCGGGGACCTTGGTCCATATTCAGCTGTCAATTGGTTCTTCCTAGGTGGAGCCATTGCCCCAGTTCTTGTTTGGGTTGCACACAAAGCCTTCCCTCGGCAAAAATGGATCCGTCTCATCAACATGCCAATCCTATTAGGTGCTACAGGAATGATGCCACCTGCCAGCGCTATCAACTTCAGCACTTGGCTACTTCTTGGGTTCCTCTCTGGCTTCATCCTCTATAGATACCAGCAAAACTGGTGGCAACGCTACAATTATGTTCTCTCAGGGGCTCTAGATGTTGGCCTTGCCTTCATGGGTGTGCTTCTGTGTCTATGCTTGGGACTAAAGGGAATCAACATTAATTGGTGGGGAGCAAACCTAGATGGCTGCCCTTTGGCTACTTGCCCAACCGCCAAAGGGGTAATTGTTGATAGTTGCCCTATTTTCTGA